Proteins encoded in a region of the Elaeis guineensis isolate ETL-2024a chromosome 7, EG11, whole genome shotgun sequence genome:
- the LOC105060441 gene encoding peroxiredoxin-2F, mitochondrial — protein MASALMRARRSAALPSAAVMALRRAFAAASVGCDIVSAAPGVALQKARSWDEGVSSKFSTTPLKDIFLGKQVVVFGLPGAFTGVCSAQHVPSYKNNIDKFKAKGIDSVICVAVNDPYVLNGWAENLQAKEAIDFYGDFDGSFHKSLELDLDLSAALLGHRSQRWSAYVVDGKIKVLNVEKVPSEFKVSGGEVILGQF, from the exons ATGGCATCGGCGTTGATGAGGGCGAGGCGATCGGCAGCGCTGCCGTCTGCGGCGGTGATGGCCCTCCGGCGGGCCTTCGCGGCGGCCTCCGTGGGGTGCGACATCGTCTCCGCCGCCCCGGGCGTCGCTCTCCAGAAGGCTCGTAGCTGGGACGAGGGCGTCTCTTCCAAGTTCTCCACCACCCCTCTCAAGGATATCTTCCTG GGAAAGCAAGTTGTCGTCTTTGGATTGCCT GGAGCTTTCACTGGTGTTTGTTCAGCACAGCATGTGCCTAGCTACAAGAACAACATTGACAAGTTCAAAGCTAAAGGGATTGATTCTGTAATTTGTGTGGCTGTCAATGATCCATATGTTCTGAATGGTTGGGCAGAAAACCTGCAGGCCAAGGAAGCA ATTGATTTTTATGGTGACTTTGATGGGAGCTTCCATAAGAGCTTGGAGTTAGATTTGGATCTTTCAGCTGCTTTGCTTGGACATCGTTCTCAAAG GTGGTCAGCGTATGTTGTTGATGGTAAGATAAAAGTGCTTAATGTTGAGAAAGTCCCTTCAGAATTCAAGGTTTCTGGTGGTGAGGTAATCTTGGGTCAGTTTTGA